One region of Thiorhodovibrio frisius genomic DNA includes:
- a CDS encoding DUF2887 domain-containing protein, which translates to MQTDKEIYLLLRTDDQFLRILCGGLTVAGPYQFDAIDFKALERRLDGVVLPANQQEPIYAIEVQGWCDPGIYARMLIDMGLLMEAHPKREVRGLLLFLIPEHDPQTLPWPDLIERDPDPPIRRVYLIDVLDELRQTDPDHPLLATFLPFLIEDQAQLRTQAPAAYRIIQQAPLPEPVRRQCRGVFQSWIMARFPTLTIEEILTMLGELTPLEQTRAYQDIIARNRPIWIKEGRKEGCQEEANGLIRRQLARRLGSLSAAQEKGLEALTLTQLEALGEALLDFTDAADLDAWLDQELRRA; encoded by the coding sequence ATGCAAACAGACAAGGAAATTTACCTGCTCCTGCGCACCGACGACCAATTTCTGCGCATCCTATGCGGTGGCCTGACCGTAGCCGGCCCTTATCAATTTGACGCCATCGACTTCAAGGCATTGGAACGCCGCCTCGACGGCGTGGTCCTGCCCGCCAACCAACAAGAACCGATTTACGCTATTGAAGTCCAAGGCTGGTGCGACCCGGGCATATACGCCAGAATGCTCATCGATATGGGCCTGCTCATGGAAGCCCATCCCAAGCGCGAGGTGCGCGGATTGCTGCTCTTCCTCATCCCTGAGCACGATCCCCAAACCCTGCCCTGGCCGGACCTGATCGAGCGTGATCCCGACCCGCCCATCCGGCGGGTTTACCTGATTGATGTCCTGGACGAGCTGCGGCAAACCGATCCCGACCACCCGCTGCTGGCAACCTTTCTTCCCTTTTTGATCGAGGACCAAGCTCAACTGCGCACGCAAGCCCCAGCAGCTTATCGCATCATCCAACAAGCCCCGCTTCCGGAACCTGTGCGGCGACAATGCCGGGGCGTGTTTCAATCCTGGATAATGGCCCGTTTCCCGACCCTGACTATCGAGGAGATACTCACCATGCTCGGCGAACTCACTCCCTTGGAACAAACCCGCGCTTACCAGGATATCATTGCAAGAAATCGGCCAATATGGATCAAGGAAGGCCGCAAAGAAGGCTGCCAGGAGGAAGCCAACGGCTTGATCCGGCGTCAGCTCGCTCGCCGGCTTGGCAGTCTATCCGCCGCACAGGAGAAAGGACTCGAAGCACTGACCTTGACACAACTCGAAGCACTCGGCGAAGCCCTGCTGGACTTTACCGATGCCGCCGACCTGGACGCCTGGCTGGATCAAGAACTGCGGCGCGCCTAA
- a CDS encoding DUF4351 domain-containing protein yields MSDLDSAPVQQAWNDLQRISADEEERYKALARERALSDAVTERNFALREGEHKGQAAMLRRQLTKRFGPLDESTQARLQHATQEQLEHWSDRILDAPTLSAVFDPH; encoded by the coding sequence ATGAGCGACCTCGACTCCGCCCCCGTCCAACAAGCCTGGAACGACCTCCAACGCATCAGCGCCGATGAGGAAGAACGCTACAAAGCCCTGGCACGCGAACGCGCCCTGAGCGATGCCGTCACCGAACGCAACTTTGCCTTGCGCGAAGGAGAGCACAAGGGCCAAGCCGCCATGCTCCGACGCCAACTCACCAAACGCTTCGGCCCACTCGACGAAAGCACCCAAGCGCGCCTGCAACACGCTACCCAAGAACAACTCGAGCACTGGAGTGACCGCATCCTCGACGCCCCCACCCTAAGCGCGGTCTTCGATCCGCATTAA